The proteins below are encoded in one region of Polycladomyces zharkentensis:
- a CDS encoding lactate permease LctP family transporter, which translates to MDMWTQTYDPLRQLWLSAFVSAIPIVFFVISLTILRLKGYIAAFYTMLIAFVIAVFVYRMPFSMTLGAVGFGFAYSLWPIAWIVVTAVLLYKITVKTGNFDVIRSSIISITDDQRLQLLLIGFSFNAFLEGAAGFGVPIAISAALLVELGFQPLQAASLCLIANAASGAFGAMGIPVIVAGQVSGIDKIVLSNILGIQLPIISFLVPFLMIWILDGFRGVREVFPALLVVGGSYAVTQYLTVTLIGPELANITSSLISMGALTLFSKFWKPKNIFHLDNGVQPVRSKRLTMGQVIKAWSPFYILTIIVSIWSSKAFKHLFEPGGPLEFLVTKVKIPGLHQHVLIAPPIAKELTPYDAVFKLDWLSSTGTAILISVILTLLLFRVDMRTTWQLIKETLLELWKPIVTIGFVLAFAYLANYSGISSTLGLALSKTGKLFPFFSPVLGWIGVFLTGSVVANNALFAHLQLVTAQQIGTSPALLVAANTSGGVMGKLLSPQSVAIATAAVGQSGNESSLFRFTLKYSLAFLFITCSFTYLLAYVFRFLL; encoded by the coding sequence ATGGACATGTGGACACAAACCTATGATCCTCTTCGCCAGTTATGGCTGTCAGCATTCGTATCTGCCATTCCGATCGTCTTCTTTGTGATATCTTTAACAATCTTGCGTCTAAAAGGATATATCGCCGCTTTCTATACAATGCTCATCGCCTTTGTGATTGCTGTCTTCGTTTACCGCATGCCGTTTTCCATGACGCTGGGAGCTGTCGGTTTTGGTTTTGCCTACAGTTTGTGGCCAATCGCCTGGATCGTCGTTACAGCTGTCTTACTGTATAAAATCACGGTAAAAACGGGGAATTTCGATGTGATTCGATCCAGCATCATCTCAATCACCGACGATCAACGGTTGCAACTTTTGCTGATTGGATTTTCGTTTAACGCATTTCTCGAAGGCGCGGCGGGATTTGGGGTTCCGATTGCCATCTCTGCCGCATTGCTCGTCGAACTGGGCTTTCAACCATTGCAAGCAGCTTCGCTTTGCCTGATTGCCAACGCCGCATCCGGAGCTTTTGGGGCAATGGGGATTCCGGTCATTGTGGCCGGTCAAGTCTCCGGTATCGATAAAATCGTGTTGTCTAACATTCTGGGGATTCAATTACCTATTATTTCCTTTCTCGTGCCGTTTTTGATGATTTGGATTTTGGATGGATTTCGCGGGGTCAGAGAAGTATTTCCCGCTCTGCTCGTTGTCGGTGGATCGTATGCAGTGACACAATACCTGACCGTCACTTTGATCGGACCCGAGTTGGCCAACATTACTTCCTCTCTCATCAGCATGGGTGCTCTGACGCTGTTTTCGAAGTTCTGGAAACCGAAAAACATCTTCCATCTTGACAATGGTGTACAACCTGTCCGCTCCAAGCGTCTGACAATGGGACAGGTCATCAAAGCATGGTCTCCGTTTTACATCTTGACGATCATAGTCAGCATTTGGAGCAGCAAAGCTTTTAAACATTTATTCGAACCAGGAGGTCCTTTGGAATTTCTTGTAACCAAGGTGAAAATTCCCGGACTTCATCAACATGTGTTGATTGCTCCACCGATTGCCAAGGAGCTGACACCATATGATGCGGTATTCAAACTGGACTGGCTGTCTTCGACAGGCACAGCGATCCTGATCTCCGTCATCCTGACACTTCTCTTGTTCCGCGTTGACATGAGAACAACATGGCAATTGATCAAAGAAACATTGCTTGAACTGTGGAAACCCATTGTCACCATCGGATTCGTACTCGCTTTTGCTTATCTTGCCAACTACTCGGGCATTTCGTCTACCTTGGGCTTGGCTTTGTCGAAAACCGGCAAGTTATTCCCATTCTTCTCACCTGTTCTGGGTTGGATCGGGGTATTTCTGACCGGTTCGGTTGTCGCCAACAACGCTCTGTTTGCTCACCTGCAACTGGTGACGGCGCAACAGATTGGGACATCGCCGGCCTTGCTCGTCGCCGCCAATACCAGTGGGGGGGTGATGGGGAAATTACTCAGTCCGCAATCGGTGGCGATCGCTACGGCAGCAGTTGGTCAATCCGGTAATGAATCCAGTCTGTTCCGCTTCACTTTGAAATACAGTTTGGCTTTCCTGTTCATCACCTGTAGCTTTACCTATCTATTGGCCTATGTTTTCCGCTTTCTCCTGTGA
- the cydB gene encoding cytochrome d ubiquinol oxidase subunit II: MRAVAFEFRSKISNPRWRTTWDWLLFTGSVLPPFLWGVAIANFIRGVPIDANMNYVGTFWSLITPFTIMGGFSLLLLSTLSGALYISLRTSGEMQERARETARRIGALTSLVMFLFAILSFYNTDLFSKTGIDPGGVPVLAAMTLLSVPFFIYAKRDGWAFLMTSLTIVFSSVTVFLHLFPRVMISSLNPHWSLTIYNAASGPYSLRVMTIITVFVLPFVLAYQAWTYWVFRHRLCPGGHLDY, from the coding sequence GTGCGTGCAGTGGCTTTTGAGTTTCGCAGTAAAATCAGTAACCCGCGTTGGCGTACCACCTGGGACTGGCTTCTGTTTACGGGAAGTGTGCTGCCGCCTTTTTTGTGGGGTGTAGCGATCGCCAACTTTATACGTGGTGTGCCCATCGACGCCAACATGAACTATGTCGGTACTTTCTGGAGCCTGATTACGCCATTCACCATCATGGGCGGGTTCAGTTTGCTGCTGCTTTCAACGTTAAGCGGGGCGCTGTACATCTCCCTTCGCACATCAGGCGAGATGCAGGAAAGGGCACGGGAAACCGCCAGGAGAATCGGGGCGCTCACCAGTCTGGTAATGTTCCTGTTTGCCATCTTAAGTTTCTACAATACTGACCTGTTCAGCAAAACCGGCATCGACCCCGGTGGAGTGCCTGTGCTGGCTGCCATGACCTTATTGTCGGTGCCCTTTTTCATTTACGCCAAACGCGACGGATGGGCGTTTTTAATGACCAGCCTGACAATCGTTTTCTCATCGGTCACGGTTTTTCTCCATCTGTTTCCGCGCGTCATGATCAGCTCGCTCAACCCCCACTGGAGTCTCACGATCTACAATGCTGCATCGGGACCCTATTCGTTGCGCGTGATGACGATCATCACTGTTTTTGTGTTACCGTTTGTCTTGGCGTACCAAGCTTGGACGTATTGGGTGTTTCGACACCGTCTGTGTCCAGGTGGTCACCTGGATTATTAG
- a CDS encoding ATP-binding cassette domain-containing protein codes for MRPTAGEIRINGQALSDWPIKEWRRRMAVLRQHTHLFAGTVMDNLLARPNASTEEIISAARTARAHDWIVSLPQGYNTPLGEGGYGLSGGQIQRLAVARALLKDAPLVLLDEPTAHLDPQTECTMQEGIARLLAGRTVIVVAHRLSTVKRADRDRCNGRRKDC; via the coding sequence TTGCGCCCAACGGCTGGGGAGATCCGTATCAATGGTCAAGCGTTAAGCGACTGGCCGATCAAGGAATGGCGAAGACGAATGGCGGTTTTACGTCAACACACGCATCTCTTTGCCGGCACCGTTATGGATAATTTGCTGGCTCGTCCCAACGCTTCCACGGAGGAGATTATTTCGGCTGCGCGTACGGCAAGGGCACATGATTGGATTGTCTCTTTACCCCAAGGGTACAACACTCCCTTGGGCGAAGGCGGATACGGTTTAAGCGGGGGGCAGATCCAAAGATTGGCGGTGGCACGGGCTTTGCTCAAGGACGCTCCGCTGGTGCTGCTCGATGAACCTACCGCCCACCTTGACCCGCAAACCGAATGTACGATGCAGGAAGGGATCGCGCGGCTTCTTGCGGGGCGTACGGTGATTGTGGTTGCTCATCGTTTGAGCACGGTGAAGAGGGCGGATCGGGATCGTTGTAATGGAAGGCGGAAAGATTGTTGA
- a CDS encoding ABC transporter ATP-binding protein/permease — protein sequence MILPPLIRRVEGLRQLKEIRIHIKRLVQQMRVVRVLLAVTVGVGLTNGMLLILQAYYLAHVVNAVFLEHTPLHQVSPWLWILFGLITTRGVLTWLDQAVAAHLAVRVKTDLRRRLIAHLLRLGPIWAAQEQRGELVNTAMTGIEQLESFLSRYLPQMALSALMPLAIFGFLLTRDSLTAFILAVAAPLIVFFMILIGKAAESASARQWQQLSLLAARFLDVLEGLTTLKIFGRSRARAEWMGRASEAYRLATMRTLRIAFLSSFLLELFATLSTAVVAVTLGLRLVSDRMPFFTAFLILLLTPEFFQPLRALGAVSFTQVSTE from the coding sequence ATGATTCTGCCGCCGTTGATTCGGCGGGTGGAGGGGCTTCGACAATTGAAGGAAATTCGTATACATATCAAACGACTTGTACAACAGATGCGGGTGGTTCGCGTGCTTCTGGCCGTCACCGTGGGAGTGGGGTTGACAAACGGAATGCTGTTGATCCTTCAGGCCTATTATCTGGCCCACGTTGTCAACGCTGTGTTCTTGGAGCACACTCCATTGCATCAGGTCAGTCCCTGGCTTTGGATCTTATTCGGGCTCATCACCACCCGCGGCGTTCTCACTTGGCTGGATCAGGCGGTCGCCGCGCATCTGGCCGTGCGCGTGAAAACGGATTTGCGTCGCCGGCTGATCGCACATCTGTTGCGTCTTGGGCCAATTTGGGCAGCCCAAGAGCAACGGGGCGAGTTGGTCAACACGGCGATGACCGGGATTGAACAGTTGGAAAGCTTTTTATCCCGATATCTTCCGCAAATGGCACTGTCGGCATTGATGCCGTTGGCCATTTTCGGTTTCTTGCTGACACGCGACAGTTTAACGGCGTTCATTCTTGCGGTGGCAGCACCATTGATCGTATTCTTTATGATTTTGATCGGCAAAGCGGCGGAATCGGCCAGCGCACGTCAATGGCAACAATTGAGCTTGCTTGCTGCACGGTTTCTTGATGTCCTGGAGGGCTTGACCACGCTGAAGATTTTCGGACGCAGTCGAGCTCGGGCAGAGTGGATGGGCAGAGCCAGTGAAGCCTATCGACTGGCGACGATGCGTACCCTTCGAATTGCTTTTTTGTCTTCGTTTTTACTGGAATTATTCGCCACACTGAGCACGGCGGTTGTCGCCGTTACCCTCGGCTTACGCTTGGTTTCTGATCGTATGCCCTTTTTCACCGCTTTTTTGATCCTGTTGTTGACACCTGAATTTTTTCAGCCCCTCCGGGCACTGGGGGCAGTGAGTTTCACGCAGGTCTCAACGGAGTGA
- the hpf gene encoding ribosome hibernation-promoting factor, HPF/YfiA family, with amino-acid sequence MNYVIRGNNLEVTEALRNFIEKKISRLEKYFDTPPSADAHIALSVIHDDHKVEVTIPLQGVLVRAEEKSADMYTSIDLVVEKLERQIRKYKTRINRKPRQEGSLRSQLVENGNTSTALVDDEEEPVVVRTKRFHLKPMDVEEAIMQMELLGHHFFVFSNAETDEVNVVYRRKDGRYGLIEPE; translated from the coding sequence GTGAATTATGTCATTCGCGGCAACAACCTTGAAGTGACGGAAGCTTTGCGGAATTTTATCGAAAAAAAGATCAGCCGTCTGGAAAAGTATTTTGACACCCCGCCTTCCGCCGATGCGCACATCGCCCTCAGCGTGATCCACGATGATCACAAGGTGGAAGTGACGATTCCCCTTCAAGGCGTGCTGGTTCGCGCCGAGGAAAAAAGCGCCGACATGTATACTTCGATCGATCTGGTCGTGGAAAAATTGGAGCGCCAGATCCGGAAGTACAAAACCAGGATCAACCGCAAACCCCGTCAGGAGGGAAGCCTCCGTTCGCAGCTTGTTGAAAACGGAAACACCTCCACCGCTTTGGTGGATGATGAAGAAGAACCCGTTGTGGTTCGCACAAAGCGTTTTCACCTGAAACCGATGGATGTGGAAGAAGCCATCATGCAAATGGAACTGCTCGGACACCACTTCTTTGTGTTCTCCAATGCAGAGACGGATGAAGTGAACGTGGTATATCGCAGAAAAGACGGGCGTTACGGTTTAATCGAACCCGAGTGA
- the hcp gene encoding hydroxylamine reductase, with translation MFCHQCEQTPMGGCKIIGVCGKNEVIASLQDILVFGLKGIAAYRTHAYQLGYTDPFVDATTHEALYMTLTNSNFNEQEHFEMAMKVGQAAIRVMELLDRAHTERFGIPQPVRVSQNKIEGKAILVTGHNLLALEKLLEQTMDKGINIYTHSEMLPAHGYPKLKKYPHLKGNIGKSWFDQRRLFERFPGAILATTNCVMPIKGTYADRFFSYDVAGLEGVQKIENDDFTPLIKRALELPEVNIESDQELVTGFHHETVLGMAPEVIQAVKNGKIKRFFVIAGCDAPGKGGEYYRKLATSLPPETVILTTSCGKFRFNDVDYGVVPGTDIPRYIDLGQCNNSISTVKIAAALAEAFGCEVNELPVSIVLSWFEQKAVAILLGLFSLGIQDIRIGPKAPEFISPGVLQVLQERFGLKLIGDVQTDMQAMLTESSAHLTISS, from the coding sequence ATGTTTTGTCATCAATGCGAGCAGACACCAATGGGTGGATGTAAAATCATCGGAGTTTGTGGAAAAAACGAAGTGATCGCCAGTTTGCAAGATATTTTGGTTTTTGGGTTAAAAGGAATCGCTGCATATCGTACACATGCTTATCAGCTTGGATATACGGACCCGTTTGTAGATGCTACCACACATGAAGCACTTTATATGACACTGACCAATTCCAACTTTAATGAGCAAGAGCATTTTGAGATGGCGATGAAAGTTGGGCAAGCAGCGATCCGGGTTATGGAATTGCTGGATCGAGCTCATACAGAACGCTTTGGGATTCCACAGCCCGTTCGTGTTAGTCAAAATAAGATAGAAGGAAAAGCAATTTTGGTAACAGGGCACAATTTGCTTGCACTTGAAAAATTATTGGAGCAAACGATGGATAAAGGGATCAACATATATACACATTCAGAAATGTTACCGGCACATGGTTATCCTAAACTGAAAAAGTATCCTCATTTGAAAGGGAACATCGGAAAATCATGGTTTGATCAAAGGAGGCTTTTTGAAAGGTTCCCAGGCGCGATTTTGGCAACAACGAACTGTGTCATGCCCATTAAAGGTACGTATGCAGACCGCTTCTTCTCTTATGATGTAGCTGGGCTTGAAGGAGTACAAAAAATTGAAAATGATGATTTTACACCATTGATCAAGCGTGCTTTAGAGCTTCCGGAAGTGAATATAGAGTCTGATCAAGAACTCGTTACAGGCTTCCACCATGAGACCGTGCTAGGAATGGCACCGGAAGTGATCCAGGCTGTGAAAAATGGAAAAATTAAGCGCTTCTTTGTCATTGCAGGTTGTGACGCTCCGGGGAAAGGTGGTGAATATTATCGGAAATTAGCCACATCCTTGCCACCAGAAACGGTTATTCTAACCACTTCTTGCGGCAAGTTCCGCTTTAACGATGTAGATTACGGAGTAGTACCAGGTACGGATATTCCACGCTATATTGATTTGGGGCAATGCAATAATTCGATTTCCACTGTGAAGATTGCGGCTGCACTAGCTGAAGCATTTGGATGTGAGGTAAACGAACTGCCAGTCAGTATCGTGTTATCTTGGTTTGAGCAAAAAGCGGTTGCCATCCTATTGGGGTTGTTCAGCCTGGGTATTCAAGATATCCGTATTGGACCAAAAGCTCCTGAGTTTATTTCACCAGGTGTGTTGCAAGTATTGCAAGAGAGATTCGGCTTAAAATTGATTGGTGATGTACAAACAGATATGCAAGCCATGTTAACGGAGAGCTCAGCACATCTGACCATCTCATCTTAA